GCAAACCTGGGGCGAGCGCATCGAAGATCGCGGAACGCAGATCACCTACTCGGCGCTGGGCCAGCAAGCTCCGCTCGCAGCGAAGGAGAGGTGGGATCCGGACTTCGCCAAGCGCAAAGCGATCAGCGCAATTCTCGCTACGACGCTGCCCGGATTCTCCGTGCGGCTCGGCGGCACGACCTCGATCGACGTAACCCGTCCCGGTATCGACAAAGCCCACGGCATCCACAAGCTGCGCGAGATTTTGCACGTTTCGATTGCCGAGATACTCTATGTCGGCGACGCGATCTTCCCCGGCGGAAACGACTACGCCGTGTTGCAGGCGGGCGTCGACTGCATCGGCGTTCGCGATCCCGAGGATACCAAGCACGTGATCGAGACGATCCTCGCCTGGACAGGGTAT
This DNA window, taken from Candidatus Baltobacteraceae bacterium, encodes the following:
- a CDS encoding HAD-IIB family hydrolase, whose product is MKKLVVFDLDGTLAPSKSAIDDAMAALLGRLLEAVKVAIISGGDFPQFQKQVVDRLPAASTLENLSILPTSGTKFFAYDGRWRKLYSEDLTDTEKQTIEEALEKAVAQAGFQPQQTWGERIEDRGTQITYSALGQQAPLAAKERWDPDFAKRKAISAILATTLPGFSVRLGGTTSIDVTRPGIDKAHGIHKLREILHVSIAEILYVGDAIFPGGNDYAVLQAGVDCIGVRDPEDTKHVIETILAWTGY